One stretch of Pradoshia sp. D12 DNA includes these proteins:
- a CDS encoding nucleotidyltransferase-like protein gives MEDILRPVYQERASNPDTKGVLLIEKNSPESSITDTFDYILLIITDSKDKQPVFIKHYAYENKKSALHIVTDEKLNEWRLLGSNKKIIDWIYHGKIVFDRNDYLASLKRELNEFPFYGRKVKKGIEFARLIRSYMEGKELFDQGNSLDAYNQIIHALHHLARLEIIEKGFHPEVTVWNQVKQIGPDIYKLYEELVFSEESLNQRLELLFLVSDFFIHTRTESGSGHILEIIGERGEEYWSFDELYGHQELCYYGEDLRILIEYLIDRGYIDVVLENTKGAKLFHRFYKIHKEI, from the coding sequence ATGGAGGATATCCTAAGACCCGTTTATCAAGAAAGAGCCAGCAACCCGGATACAAAAGGAGTTTTATTAATTGAGAAGAACTCTCCTGAGAGTTCAATTACAGATACATTTGATTACATTTTATTAATCATTACAGATAGTAAGGATAAGCAACCGGTCTTTATTAAACATTATGCTTACGAAAATAAAAAATCAGCACTCCACATCGTAACAGATGAAAAGTTAAACGAGTGGAGGTTATTAGGATCCAATAAAAAAATTATTGATTGGATATACCATGGGAAAATTGTTTTTGACCGTAATGATTATCTTGCCTCATTAAAAAGAGAATTAAATGAATTCCCTTTCTATGGAAGGAAAGTAAAAAAAGGTATAGAGTTTGCGCGTTTAATTAGAAGTTATATGGAAGGTAAAGAATTGTTTGATCAAGGGAACTCTCTAGATGCGTATAATCAAATAATCCATGCACTCCACCACCTTGCAAGATTAGAGATCATTGAAAAAGGGTTTCACCCAGAAGTAACTGTATGGAATCAGGTGAAGCAAATTGGTCCTGATATTTATAAATTATATGAAGAGCTGGTTTTTAGCGAAGAAAGTCTTAATCAAAGACTAGAACTTCTTTTCCTTGTTAGTGACTTTTTTATTCATACAAGAACAGAATCCGGGTCTGGGCATATATTAGAAATTATAGGTGAAAGAGGAGAAGAGTACTGGTCATTTGATGAGCTGTATGGACATCAAGAGTTATGCTATTACGGAGAGGACTTAAGGATATTAATTGAGTACTTGATTGATCGTGGCTATATTGATGTTGTACTAGAAAACACTAAGGGAGCAAAGCTTTTTCATAGGTTTTATAAAATTCATAAAGAAATTTAA
- the codB gene encoding cytosine permease, translated as MQLKDKDFSFQSVPEAKRNSFLKMLVVMLGFTFYSASMWAGGSLGEGLTFMQLIGVILLGNLILGAFTGALSYIAAKTGLSTHLLAQYSFGEKGAYISSFMLSATQVGWFGVGLGMFAYPVSKLTGLPLVPIVIITGILMTATAYFGMKALTILSFIAVPAIAIFGSTSAGMAISDMGGMEALIAYKPETSLTLAAALTITIGSFISGGTLTPDFARYAKSGKHAVTTTVIAFFLGNTLMFLFGAIGVIATGHNDISDVMISQGLLLPAVLVLGLNIWTTNDNSLYASGLGFATMFKKPKVFMVMMNGTIGTVFAIVLYNNFTSWLTFLGSTLPAIGSIIIVDFFFIQKRQYIQYEQANIAKVHVPAIIAWAVGVISGLTLPGIASLNTLLITGIVYVVAVKLMKTTVVTVREEEVGCYYEKVG; from the coding sequence ATGCAATTAAAAGACAAAGATTTTTCATTTCAATCAGTACCTGAAGCAAAACGTAACAGCTTTCTGAAAATGCTTGTTGTTATGCTTGGTTTCACATTCTATTCAGCAAGTATGTGGGCTGGTGGATCATTAGGTGAAGGATTAACATTTATGCAGTTGATTGGTGTCATCTTATTAGGAAACCTTATATTAGGAGCATTTACCGGTGCATTAAGTTATATTGCAGCAAAAACAGGATTATCGACTCACTTACTGGCACAATATAGTTTTGGTGAAAAAGGAGCATATATCTCTTCATTCATGTTATCTGCAACCCAAGTCGGATGGTTTGGTGTAGGGCTAGGAATGTTTGCCTATCCGGTTTCTAAATTAACTGGCCTCCCACTGGTACCGATTGTCATCATTACAGGGATTTTAATGACAGCAACTGCTTATTTCGGTATGAAAGCTTTAACAATCTTAAGTTTTATCGCTGTACCGGCTATTGCGATTTTTGGATCAACGAGTGCAGGAATGGCCATTTCAGATATGGGAGGAATGGAAGCGCTCATTGCTTATAAACCTGAAACTTCATTAACATTAGCAGCAGCTTTAACGATTACAATCGGTTCATTCATTAGTGGTGGTACATTAACACCCGACTTTGCACGCTATGCAAAATCAGGAAAACATGCTGTAACAACAACTGTCATTGCCTTTTTCTTAGGAAATACATTAATGTTCCTATTTGGTGCGATTGGTGTAATAGCAACTGGTCACAATGATATTTCAGATGTAATGATTTCACAAGGCTTACTATTGCCGGCTGTTTTAGTGCTCGGATTAAACATTTGGACAACAAACGATAACTCCCTGTACGCATCTGGACTTGGTTTTGCAACCATGTTCAAGAAGCCAAAGGTATTTATGGTTATGATGAACGGTACGATTGGTACGGTATTTGCCATCGTACTTTATAACAATTTCACAAGCTGGCTGACATTCCTAGGATCCACTCTGCCGGCTATTGGATCAATTATTATTGTGGATTTCTTCTTTATCCAAAAAAGACAATATATTCAGTATGAGCAGGCAAACATTGCAAAAGTACATGTTCCAGCCATCATTGCATGGGCTGTTGGTGTCATCTCGGGGTTAACATTGCCGGGAATCGCTTCACTAAACACATTATTGATTACAGGAATTGTTTATGTAGTTGCTGTTAAGCTAATGAAAACAACAGTTGTTACGGTAAGGGAAGAGGAGGTAGGATGCTATTATGAAAAAGTGGGCTAA
- the codA gene encoding cytosine deaminase — MKKWANAAIFGREGLWDLLIENGSFLKIVEAGTGEFDSCETIDLSGKLVCAPFIEPHIHLDTTLTAGQPRWNESGTLFEGIQCWSERKDSLIKEDVKERAKKALSWQIANGIGAVRTHVDTTDPSLVALEAMLEVKAEMKDFVDLQIVAFPQEGLISYPNGLELVEEALKMGADIVGGIPHFEFTREDGVQSVREIFKLAMKYDKPIDIHCDEIDDEQSRHVEVVARETIMNDYQGRVTASHTTAMGSYNDAYAYKLMRVLRLAELNFVANPLVNIHLQGRFDTYPKRRGLTRVKELDQNGLNVCFGHDDIMDPWYPIGNGNMLQVLHMGLHASQLMGYSDIANSLRFVTGNSAKALNLKNYGIAEGNPANFVVLNAEDGYHALRLQAEILYSVRNGKVIAETKPRETNIFLQGQKNITFM; from the coding sequence ATGAAAAAGTGGGCTAATGCTGCAATCTTTGGAAGAGAAGGCCTTTGGGATTTACTAATAGAAAATGGTTCATTTTTAAAGATTGTTGAGGCAGGTACAGGTGAATTTGACAGCTGTGAAACAATTGATCTAAGTGGAAAGCTGGTTTGTGCGCCATTTATTGAACCTCATATTCATCTAGATACTACTTTAACGGCAGGCCAACCACGTTGGAATGAAAGTGGGACTTTATTTGAAGGTATTCAATGTTGGTCTGAACGCAAAGATTCCTTAATAAAAGAGGATGTAAAAGAGCGTGCAAAGAAAGCCCTTAGCTGGCAAATTGCTAACGGAATAGGTGCTGTGCGTACACATGTCGATACAACGGATCCTTCTTTAGTAGCATTAGAAGCTATGCTTGAAGTGAAAGCAGAAATGAAAGACTTTGTTGATTTACAAATTGTCGCTTTCCCGCAGGAAGGTCTAATATCTTATCCAAATGGGTTGGAGCTAGTAGAGGAAGCCTTAAAAATGGGTGCTGATATTGTTGGGGGAATCCCTCACTTTGAATTTACGCGTGAAGACGGAGTTCAATCGGTTCGCGAGATTTTTAAATTGGCCATGAAATATGACAAGCCGATTGATATTCATTGTGATGAAATTGATGATGAGCAGTCTCGCCATGTGGAAGTTGTAGCACGTGAAACGATTATGAATGATTACCAAGGTCGTGTTACAGCAAGTCATACGACGGCAATGGGATCTTACAATGATGCCTACGCATATAAATTAATGCGTGTACTTAGACTTGCCGAATTGAATTTCGTAGCAAATCCATTAGTGAATATTCATCTGCAGGGGCGTTTTGACACGTATCCAAAACGTCGTGGCTTAACACGCGTAAAAGAGCTTGATCAAAACGGATTAAATGTTTGCTTCGGTCATGATGATATTATGGATCCTTGGTATCCAATCGGAAACGGGAATATGCTTCAAGTATTGCATATGGGCTTACATGCTTCACAGTTAATGGGCTATAGTGATATTGCAAACAGTTTACGTTTTGTGACTGGTAATAGTGCTAAAGCATTGAACCTTAAAAATTACGGTATTGCAGAAGGAAATCCAGCAAACTTCGTTGTGCTGAATGCGGAAGATGGTTACCATGCCCTTCGCCTGCAAGCAGAGATTCTATACTCTGTTCGAAACGGTAAAGTGATTGCTGAAACGAAGCCTCGCGAGACGAACATTTTTCTGCAAGGTCAAAAGAACATTACCTTTATGTAA
- a CDS encoding ABC transporter substrate-binding protein yields the protein MSVLSAGKRKIMTLVLALILVLSFSLAGCSSGDSPSDAKTKDGKAQYTMWTFVQVHADYWKDAAETWNKNHPDEQINLKINVLPFDQMNQKLQVALNSGNGAPDIADVEIGQFAKYTKTNKPPFEDITNEVEPYNENLVKGRTDNYTVDGKVYGLDYHVGTTLVYYNMDIMKKAGVDPSTIKTWDDYVEAGKVVKEKSGIYMTSVETSSQFVYTAMVAQQKADMVRDDKSILSEEASVTAVQTLQDMVYKHKIAKTAEGGHQDVEEYYAAFNKGKYASVVMPAWYMSRMVSFMPKLSGKIKIQGLPIFKEGDLRSAGLGGTATVVTNQAHDKDLLKKFVVESKASEEGSIKTWTILGFDPIRSDVWLSPEMEKPNKYTDYFGTDIFKQMAVLKDEVGTLSFTHNSYPIIIDELLTNGMPKMMTKQADVQKTLDAVDKSANKRIKAGK from the coding sequence ATGAGCGTGTTAAGTGCTGGTAAACGTAAGATAATGACTCTTGTTTTGGCATTAATACTGGTTTTGTCCTTTTCATTGGCTGGCTGTAGTTCAGGTGACTCCCCTTCTGATGCTAAAACAAAAGATGGAAAAGCTCAATATACCATGTGGACATTTGTACAAGTACATGCTGATTATTGGAAAGATGCAGCTGAAACCTGGAATAAAAATCATCCTGATGAACAAATTAATTTGAAAATAAATGTTCTTCCTTTTGATCAGATGAATCAAAAGTTACAGGTAGCATTAAATTCTGGTAATGGTGCTCCAGATATCGCGGACGTAGAAATTGGACAATTCGCTAAATATACAAAAACAAACAAGCCTCCATTTGAAGATATTACAAATGAAGTAGAACCATATAATGAAAACTTAGTAAAAGGACGCACAGATAATTATACGGTAGATGGCAAAGTCTATGGTCTGGATTATCATGTAGGGACAACTCTTGTTTATTACAATATGGATATCATGAAAAAAGCGGGGGTAGATCCATCCACTATTAAAACTTGGGATGACTATGTGGAAGCAGGGAAAGTGGTTAAAGAAAAGTCGGGTATATATATGACTTCTGTAGAAACAAGTTCCCAATTTGTATATACGGCAATGGTTGCTCAACAGAAAGCAGATATGGTAAGAGATGATAAGTCTATTTTATCCGAGGAAGCCAGTGTAACTGCTGTACAAACTCTTCAAGATATGGTCTACAAACATAAAATTGCTAAAACGGCAGAAGGCGGCCATCAAGATGTTGAAGAATATTATGCAGCCTTTAATAAAGGTAAGTATGCTTCAGTGGTCATGCCAGCGTGGTATATGAGTCGTATGGTAAGCTTTATGCCTAAATTAAGCGGAAAAATAAAAATCCAGGGTTTACCAATATTTAAAGAGGGAGATCTCCGTTCGGCGGGACTTGGAGGAACAGCTACAGTTGTCACAAATCAAGCGCATGATAAAGATTTACTTAAGAAATTTGTAGTTGAATCCAAGGCCAGTGAAGAAGGATCTATTAAGACTTGGACAATACTTGGTTTTGATCCAATTCGATCAGATGTATGGCTGAGTCCTGAAATGGAAAAACCGAACAAATACACAGATTATTTCGGAACTGATATTTTTAAACAAATGGCAGTATTGAAGGATGAGGTAGGAACATTAAGTTTTACCCATAATAGTTATCCGATTATTATTGATGAGTTACTCACGAATGGTATGCCAAAAATGATGACTAAACAGGCGGACGTACAAAAAACTTTGGATGCTGTTGATAAATCTGCCAATAAACGAATTAAAGCAGGTAAATAA
- a CDS encoding carbohydrate ABC transporter permease — protein MTNDITAQISPKSKSPLKREKKKINMQKIAPYLFVSPFIIVFLVFSLYPFINSIIMSFQRISGFDETTFIGLENYKRLFADPVFYKALWNVTRYTFWTILILIPLPLLLALVMNNKNTKYKYFFRSIFFIPVLTSTVIVGLVFKFAFSKEPTGVFNSWLSYLNIGPIDWLNNSGTAMFALVIVCVWRWLGVNMIYFLSGLQNIPRELYECAEIDGASKWDKFKSITLPMIKPITTYVLTISILAGFSLFNETYVYWGAQSPDNIGTTFLTYIYKTAFSDGDFGYACTLGVIMFVIVVAINLIQVSVRGLFKED, from the coding sequence ATGACGAACGATATTACGGCACAAATAAGTCCAAAGAGCAAAAGTCCATTAAAAAGAGAAAAAAAGAAAATAAATATGCAGAAGATAGCTCCATATCTATTTGTCTCCCCGTTTATTATTGTATTTTTAGTGTTTTCTTTATACCCTTTTATAAATTCGATTATTATGAGTTTCCAAAGAATTTCAGGTTTCGATGAAACGACATTTATAGGTTTAGAGAATTATAAGCGGTTGTTTGCAGATCCTGTATTCTATAAAGCTTTATGGAACGTTACCAGGTATACATTTTGGACTATTTTAATTTTAATCCCATTACCACTCTTGCTGGCTTTAGTGATGAATAATAAAAATACTAAATATAAATATTTTTTTAGATCAATTTTCTTTATACCAGTATTAACATCTACGGTAATTGTAGGGCTGGTGTTTAAATTTGCTTTCAGCAAAGAACCTACTGGAGTATTCAACAGTTGGCTTAGTTACCTTAACATAGGTCCGATTGATTGGCTTAATAATTCAGGGACAGCTATGTTTGCACTTGTAATAGTATGTGTGTGGAGGTGGCTTGGTGTAAATATGATTTATTTTTTATCTGGGTTACAAAATATCCCACGGGAGTTGTATGAATGCGCTGAAATTGATGGCGCAAGTAAATGGGATAAATTTAAAAGTATAACATTGCCAATGATTAAACCAATTACTACTTATGTTTTAACTATATCTATACTCGCAGGCTTTTCATTATTTAATGAAACTTATGTGTATTGGGGAGCACAGTCTCCAGATAATATTGGAACAACTTTCTTAACATATATTTACAAAACAGCCTTTAGCGATGGGGATTTCGGGTATGCATGTACGCTTGGAGTAATAATGTTTGTGATTGTGGTTGCAATAAATTTGATTCAAGTTTCAGTAAGAGGCTTATTTAAGGAGGATTAA
- a CDS encoding carbohydrate ABC transporter permease, whose protein sequence is MMKAKKRVSTLITTLILSVIGFIILIPFWFMLVSSFKESSDIFAQGLNIHIDLSSINFSNYGKLFTNNNGIFLSWFKNSALITIIQTVLVLIFCSMVGYGLAQYRFRGRNFIFMLVLIMLMVPGDILLIPLYKLVTNLGLMDTYAGVILPGIVPPATVFFFRQYAIGIPNDYAEAARIDGAGEFRIFSQIYVPMMKPAFGAMTIMTSMGAWNNFLWPLIVMRSDENLVIPAGLLTAMTPYGNNYDIVFSGSIMSIIPILILFLFNQKSFISGMTVGGVKG, encoded by the coding sequence ATGATGAAGGCCAAAAAAAGAGTATCAACCTTGATCACAACCCTAATACTTAGTGTTATCGGATTTATTATACTGATTCCTTTTTGGTTTATGTTAGTCTCCTCCTTTAAAGAATCCTCAGATATTTTTGCACAGGGTTTAAATATACATATAGATTTATCCAGTATCAACTTTAGTAACTATGGAAAATTGTTTACTAATAATAATGGTATATTTCTATCCTGGTTTAAAAATAGTGCACTAATAACAATTATACAAACAGTTTTAGTACTGATTTTTTGTTCAATGGTAGGTTATGGTTTGGCGCAATATCGTTTTAGAGGCCGAAATTTTATTTTTATGCTTGTCTTGATTATGTTGATGGTTCCGGGTGATATTTTATTAATTCCGTTATATAAGCTAGTTACAAATTTAGGCTTAATGGATACTTACGCAGGGGTGATATTACCAGGAATAGTTCCGCCTGCTACAGTGTTTTTCTTTAGGCAATATGCAATTGGGATTCCAAATGATTATGCTGAGGCCGCTAGAATAGATGGGGCGGGAGAATTTCGTATTTTCTCGCAAATATATGTACCGATGATGAAACCGGCTTTTGGAGCAATGACTATTATGACTTCCATGGGAGCTTGGAATAATTTTCTTTGGCCATTGATTGTTATGAGGTCAGATGAGAATTTGGTTATACCTGCAGGGTTATTAACTGCAATGACACCATATGGTAATAACTATGATATCGTCTTTTCGGGCTCGATCATGTCTATTATTCCTATACTTATATTATTCTTATTCAATCAAAAATCTTTTATATCAGGAATGACTGTTGGTGGGGTAAAAGGTTGA
- a CDS encoding DUF624 domain-containing protein has product MANKSFLIKTTNIVWSLFVVGICALLTSGILIFLLLFVKFHLITLPLYLIAFLLIGPTMGAIFQTIFKMLFETEIRVVRKYFYYYKKDFKDSLKLWIPYSVLILILCADIDFLASNEKGAYLLPMLFLILLLSMISYVYSLILYSRFIIRMRDIIKYSLYLVINRPVQSLSIVILIFILYQSFKYFGNFAIFWGVPMFAACTVLLVRNVLLQIEMKYVQ; this is encoded by the coding sequence ATGGCAAATAAAAGCTTTTTAATCAAAACTACAAATATTGTCTGGAGTTTATTTGTGGTAGGTATTTGTGCTTTGTTAACGAGTGGTATTCTGATTTTTTTATTGCTATTTGTAAAATTCCACTTAATTACACTTCCCTTATATTTAATTGCTTTTTTGTTAATTGGCCCAACAATGGGGGCGATATTCCAAACTATTTTTAAAATGCTTTTTGAAACTGAAATTAGGGTCGTGAGAAAATATTTCTATTACTATAAGAAAGATTTCAAAGATTCCTTAAAACTATGGATTCCATACAGTGTATTAATACTGATTTTGTGTGCAGATATTGATTTTCTGGCCTCCAACGAAAAAGGCGCATATTTGTTACCTATGTTATTTTTAATCCTTCTTTTATCAATGATTAGTTATGTCTATTCACTCATTCTATATAGCCGCTTCATTATCAGGATGAGAGACATTATAAAATACTCCCTTTATTTAGTCATCAATCGCCCGGTACAATCTTTATCTATTGTTATATTAATCTTTATCCTGTATCAATCGTTTAAATATTTTGGCAACTTTGCGATATTTTGGGGAGTCCCGATGTTTGCAGCGTGTACTGTCTTGTTAGTGAGAAATGTGTTACTACAGATTGAAATGAAATATGTTCAATAA
- a CDS encoding alpha-N-arabinofuranosidase — translation MAANKAKMILEKDFKIAEIDNRIYGSFIEHLGRAVYGGIYEPTHPQADENGFRKDVLELVKELKVPLVRYPGGNFVSGYNWEDGVGPKEKRPNRLDLAWSTTETNEMGTNEFMKWAKLVNADVNMAVNLGTRGIDAARNLVEYCNHPGGSYYSDLRISHGVKEPYNIKTWCLGNEMDGPWQIGHKTAAEYGRIAQEAAKVMKWVDPSIELVACGSSHRAMPTFADWEATVLDYTYDHVDFISLHQYYGNRDNDLSNYLALSLEMDDFIKSVVAIADYIKAKKRGKKTINLSFDEWNVWYHSNEQDKQIEPWSIAPPQLEDIYTFEDALLVGCMLITLLKHADRVKIACLAQLVNVIAPIMTENNGPAWKQTIFYPYMHTSVYGRGISLNPIITSDKYDSKDFTDVPYLESTAVYNDEEDTLTIFAVNRHLEEVLELEVDIRNFNEYEVIEHIVLENENIKQTNSAHKETVKPHSNGNAKCENGKVITILPNLSWNVIRLAKQR, via the coding sequence ATGGCAGCCAATAAAGCAAAAATGATTCTAGAGAAAGATTTTAAAATCGCTGAAATTGATAATCGTATATATGGTTCATTTATTGAACATTTAGGCAGAGCTGTATATGGAGGTATTTATGAGCCTACTCATCCTCAGGCAGATGAAAATGGCTTTAGAAAGGATGTTCTAGAATTAGTAAAAGAACTAAAAGTGCCGTTAGTCCGATATCCTGGAGGGAATTTTGTCTCCGGCTATAATTGGGAGGATGGTGTGGGTCCTAAAGAAAAACGCCCAAACCGCTTAGATCTTGCATGGAGTACTACAGAAACAAATGAAATGGGTACCAATGAATTTATGAAATGGGCTAAATTGGTGAATGCAGATGTAAATATGGCTGTTAATTTAGGTACGAGGGGAATTGATGCAGCTAGAAATTTAGTGGAATATTGCAATCATCCTGGAGGCTCTTATTATAGTGATTTGCGCATCTCGCATGGTGTAAAAGAACCCTATAATATAAAGACATGGTGTCTTGGCAATGAAATGGATGGTCCTTGGCAAATTGGACATAAGACCGCTGCTGAATATGGAAGAATAGCTCAGGAAGCAGCAAAGGTGATGAAGTGGGTAGATCCAAGCATCGAATTGGTAGCATGTGGAAGTTCGCATAGAGCGATGCCTACATTTGCTGATTGGGAAGCAACGGTATTAGATTATACATATGACCATGTTGATTTCATCTCTCTTCATCAGTATTATGGGAATCGAGACAATGACCTATCCAATTATTTAGCTTTATCTTTAGAAATGGATGATTTCATAAAATCAGTTGTCGCCATTGCTGATTATATTAAGGCGAAAAAACGTGGTAAGAAAACTATAAATCTATCTTTTGACGAATGGAACGTTTGGTATCACAGTAATGAGCAGGATAAACAGATTGAACCTTGGAGTATTGCGCCTCCTCAATTAGAGGATATATATACTTTTGAAGATGCGCTCTTAGTTGGATGCATGTTGATTACGTTGCTGAAGCATGCGGATCGAGTTAAAATTGCCTGTCTTGCGCAGTTAGTGAATGTCATTGCGCCGATTATGACAGAAAATAACGGACCTGCTTGGAAGCAAACTATATTCTATCCTTATATGCATACTTCCGTTTATGGACGGGGTATTTCGTTAAATCCGATTATTACTAGTGATAAATACGATAGTAAAGATTTTACGGACGTTCCATATTTAGAGTCTACAGCGGTTTATAATGATGAGGAAGATACATTAACTATTTTTGCGGTTAATCGTCATCTTGAAGAAGTTTTGGAGCTAGAGGTAGATATACGTAATTTTAATGAATATGAAGTAATCGAGCATATTGTTCTAGAAAATGAAAATATTAAACAAACCAATTCAGCACATAAAGAGACAGTAAAACCACATTCCAATGGGAATGCAAAATGTGAGAATGGTAAGGTAATAACCATTCTGCCGAACTTGTCATGGAACGTAATTCGTTTAGCAAAACAGAGATAA
- the xylA gene encoding xylose isomerase: MAYFETVNKIQYEGASSKNPLAFKYYNPEEMINGKTMEDILRFSVTYWHTFTADGTDPFGVGTAIRPWNNLKGLDLAKARVEAAFELFEKLNVPYFAFHDVDIAPEGSTLKETNENQDIIVAMIQEYMKTSKTKLLWNTANMFTNPRYVHGAATSPNADVFAYSAAKVKKGLEVAKELGAENYVFWGGREGYETLLNTDMKLEQDNLARFFHMAVDYAKEIGLNVPFLIEPKPKEPTKHQYDFDVATSMAFLQKYDLTDYFKFNIEANHATLAGHTFEHELRTARINGMLGSVDANQGDTLLGWDTDEFPTDLYSNTLAMYEILKNGGLGKGGLNFDAKVRRGSFEPEDLFHAHIAGMDAFAIGLKVANRLIEDKALDSFVEERYSSYQEGIGLDIVEGRTNFRELEKYALQLTEIKNTSGRTERLKAIINQYLLETLSSVHV; the protein is encoded by the coding sequence ATGGCTTATTTCGAAACTGTTAATAAAATCCAATATGAAGGCGCTTCATCTAAAAATCCTTTAGCATTTAAGTATTATAATCCAGAAGAAATGATAAATGGAAAAACAATGGAAGATATTCTCCGATTCTCAGTTACCTATTGGCACACGTTCACAGCAGATGGAACAGATCCATTTGGTGTTGGTACAGCGATTCGCCCATGGAATAATCTCAAAGGTTTAGATTTAGCAAAAGCCCGTGTGGAAGCGGCATTTGAACTCTTTGAAAAATTAAATGTTCCTTATTTTGCTTTCCATGATGTAGATATCGCTCCAGAAGGAAGCACATTAAAAGAAACAAATGAAAATCAGGATATTATCGTAGCAATGATTCAGGAATACATGAAAACAAGTAAAACAAAGTTGCTTTGGAATACAGCAAATATGTTCACAAATCCTCGTTATGTACATGGTGCTGCCACTTCTCCAAATGCTGATGTATTTGCCTATTCAGCTGCGAAAGTAAAAAAAGGCTTAGAAGTAGCGAAGGAACTTGGCGCTGAAAACTATGTGTTTTGGGGCGGTCGTGAAGGCTACGAAACACTCCTAAATACGGACATGAAGCTTGAACAAGATAACTTGGCTCGCTTCTTCCATATGGCAGTTGACTATGCGAAAGAAATCGGTTTGAATGTTCCTTTCTTGATTGAGCCAAAACCTAAAGAACCTACAAAACACCAATATGATTTTGATGTGGCGACTAGTATGGCTTTCTTGCAAAAATATGATCTGACAGATTATTTCAAGTTCAATATTGAAGCTAACCATGCAACTCTTGCTGGCCATACATTTGAGCATGAGTTAAGAACAGCTCGTATCAATGGAATGCTTGGATCAGTGGATGCAAACCAGGGGGATACACTCCTTGGATGGGATACAGATGAATTTCCGACTGATCTTTATTCTAATACATTAGCAATGTATGAAATATTGAAAAATGGAGGTTTAGGCAAAGGTGGTTTAAACTTCGATGCAAAAGTACGACGGGGTTCATTTGAGCCAGAGGATCTTTTTCATGCCCACATCGCTGGTATGGATGCATTTGCTATTGGATTAAAAGTAGCAAACAGGCTTATTGAAGATAAAGCTTTAGATAGCTTTGTTGAAGAACGCTATAGCAGCTATCAAGAAGGGATTGGCTTAGATATCGTTGAGGGCAGAACCAACTTCCGTGAATTAGAAAAGTACGCTCTTCAATTAACTGAAATTAAGAACACATCTGGAAGAACAGAGCGCCTTAAAGCTATCATCAACCAATATTTATTAGAAACACTATCAAGTGTACACGTTTAA